One window of the Parasphingopyxis algicola genome contains the following:
- a CDS encoding oligosaccharide flippase family protein: MFIGTIIGLARKRLNRIVQGDDRLLLGGFTAYVSAELIVRIVRVAAILVIARQVDALILGVAALALTLFELVRVLANAGIGQKIIAAQEVDLPAICNTAYRLFWIWCGIVALVQAAVAAMMAFMFGQSAVAAMLALLCGVYAIMPFGLVQVFLLMRAGKLQTTARITASQTIADHILTALLVLIWPSAWAVVLPKLLTAPVWLLMVRRACHWRRDSTAGHAPVASFAAFGTGVLITEIGTAARIQLDKLIIGALLGVEALGLYYFAFNAGLGITGSLTSAYGTVLYPFLCRAKDRLEGAARYRRGIMFGGAILVPLILLQVVLADLYVPIIFGAHWSSAAPLVSLLGLAALAMLGSTLATTWLRATGRTGRDAAANFLAGTFALGGLALGAGHGIDTAALGYVAGLSIILIPFFAWIALHAARTVSLPISPKEYSI, from the coding sequence ATGTTTATTGGAACCATCATCGGGTTGGCGAGAAAGCGCTTGAACAGGATCGTACAAGGTGACGATCGCCTGCTCCTCGGCGGCTTTACAGCCTATGTTTCGGCCGAGCTCATTGTTCGGATCGTGCGTGTCGCCGCCATTTTGGTGATCGCGCGGCAGGTCGACGCCCTGATTCTTGGCGTTGCGGCCCTGGCGCTGACGCTATTCGAACTCGTTCGCGTGCTGGCCAATGCCGGCATCGGCCAGAAGATCATCGCCGCACAAGAGGTCGACCTGCCAGCCATCTGCAATACGGCATACCGGCTGTTCTGGATCTGGTGCGGGATTGTCGCCCTCGTTCAAGCGGCAGTTGCTGCAATGATGGCATTTATGTTCGGTCAATCGGCCGTCGCTGCAATGCTTGCGCTTTTGTGCGGCGTTTACGCCATCATGCCCTTCGGCCTCGTTCAGGTTTTCCTCCTGATGCGCGCGGGCAAGCTTCAAACGACGGCGCGTATCACGGCGAGCCAGACCATTGCCGATCATATTCTGACGGCGCTTCTCGTGCTGATCTGGCCGTCGGCCTGGGCAGTCGTCTTGCCGAAGCTGCTGACCGCGCCAGTCTGGCTGCTGATGGTGCGCCGCGCCTGCCATTGGCGGCGCGACAGCACCGCAGGACACGCGCCGGTCGCCTCGTTCGCAGCGTTCGGCACCGGTGTGCTGATCACCGAGATCGGCACCGCCGCGCGGATCCAGCTCGACAAGCTTATTATCGGCGCGCTGCTCGGCGTCGAAGCGCTTGGCCTCTACTATTTCGCGTTCAATGCCGGTCTCGGCATCACCGGCTCGCTGACCTCCGCCTATGGCACCGTACTCTACCCCTTCCTGTGCCGGGCAAAGGATCGGCTGGAAGGGGCCGCGCGCTATCGCCGGGGTATCATGTTCGGCGGAGCGATCCTTGTGCCGCTTATCCTGCTCCAGGTCGTGCTGGCGGATTTATACGTGCCGATCATATTCGGTGCTCACTGGTCATCTGCTGCTCCGCTGGTGTCGCTGCTCGGCCTTGCCGCGCTGGCGATGTTGGGGTCGACGCTGGCAACGACATGGCTGCGCGCCACCGGCCGGACCGGCCGCGACGCGGCCGCCAACTTCCTGGCCGGGACTTTCGCGCTGGGCGGACTCGCGCTGGGCGCCGGCCACGGCATCGACACTGCCGCGCTCGGCTATGTGGCCGGTCTCTCCATAATCCTGATTCCCTTCTTCGCCTGGATCGCTTTGCACGCGGCCAGGACTGTTTCCCTCCCCATATCGCCAAAGGAGTATTCCATATGA
- a CDS encoding glycosyltransferase family 2 protein produces the protein MSEPLFSVIIPVFNAEETLDRTVRSVLDQTIGDFELLLIDDGSTDASIKKMLRFASEDQRIRVVSQENRGAAAARNLGIEMARGALIAFLDADDIWASTKLECHATVHHRDMMVAVSCAKVAFIGPETRNLDDADAVSGIAFGSLKLPDLVAENPTCTTSNLVVSRECFDTVGGFKEDLHHAEDQEWLMRAAVAGYLIRSIDDLLVGYRASAGGLSADLDSMHRGWRSVVDGYRRSVDVNAAEAVYCRYLARRALRMGAGAKSTWRYVGIAFRRDVSAFFGDRRRGALILLGALASLFLPRTFQRKLFS, from the coding sequence ATGAGCGAGCCACTTTTCTCGGTCATCATCCCTGTCTTCAATGCCGAAGAGACTCTCGATCGGACGGTCCGGAGCGTGCTCGACCAGACGATCGGCGATTTCGAGCTCCTGCTGATCGACGACGGTTCGACCGACGCCAGCATCAAAAAGATGCTGAGATTTGCATCCGAGGATCAACGGATCCGCGTCGTCTCTCAAGAAAATCGTGGCGCGGCAGCCGCGCGAAACCTGGGCATCGAAATGGCCAGGGGTGCTTTGATCGCTTTTCTCGATGCCGACGACATCTGGGCCTCGACCAAATTGGAGTGTCACGCCACTGTGCATCACCGGGACATGATGGTGGCCGTCAGCTGCGCAAAGGTCGCCTTTATCGGGCCCGAGACCAGAAATCTGGACGATGCCGATGCGGTGTCGGGCATAGCGTTCGGATCGCTGAAGCTTCCCGATCTGGTCGCGGAAAATCCGACATGCACGACTTCTAACCTCGTCGTCAGCCGCGAATGTTTCGACACGGTAGGCGGGTTCAAGGAGGACCTGCACCATGCCGAGGATCAGGAATGGCTGATGCGTGCCGCCGTCGCGGGCTATCTGATCAGGAGCATCGATGATCTTCTTGTCGGATATCGCGCTAGCGCCGGCGGTCTTTCAGCGGATCTCGACAGCATGCACAGGGGCTGGCGCAGCGTCGTCGACGGATATCGCCGTTCGGTCGACGTCAACGCGGCCGAGGCCGTCTATTGCCGGTATCTGGCCCGGCGCGCGCTTCGCATGGGGGCCGGAGCAAAATCCACCTGGCGCTATGTCGGTATCGCGTTCCGCCGCGATGTGTCCGCCTTTTTTGGCGACCGGAGGCGTGGCGCGCTCATCTTGCTGGGCGCACTCGCCAGCCTGTTTCTACCCCGCACGTTCCAAAGAAAATTGTTTTCCTGA
- a CDS encoding glycosyltransferase family 2 protein produces MTQRPAMSVVMPMYNVERYIGEAIQSVLDQDFEDFELIIVDDASLDGSNGICHSFKDPRIRVIAQRNRGLAGARNTGVAAARGRFIALLDSDDRWVPSKLGLHFIHLTANPDVDVSYSGSRFINEAGLPLALAMRPKLEDVTAKDIVTRNPVGNGSAPVIRKSALDRVAFRHPAEPERTCWFDESFRQSEDIEMWLRMAVGAGCRFEGISGLLTEYRVASGGLSANIARQYESWCRMIDKTAGYAPGFIRKHRAAAEAYQLRYLARRSVQLGDGAFALALVRQSLARNARILFQEPGKTLSTALAAAAARWLPSRAFDAVAQWRLGAGLKT; encoded by the coding sequence ATGACACAGCGTCCAGCAATGTCGGTCGTGATGCCGATGTACAATGTCGAACGCTATATCGGCGAGGCGATCCAGTCGGTTCTCGATCAGGATTTCGAAGATTTCGAGTTGATCATCGTCGATGACGCCAGTCTCGATGGCAGCAACGGGATCTGCCACAGCTTCAAGGATCCGCGCATCAGGGTGATTGCCCAGCGCAATCGCGGCCTTGCCGGCGCGCGCAACACAGGAGTCGCCGCTGCGAGAGGGCGCTTTATCGCCTTGCTCGATTCCGACGATCGCTGGGTTCCTTCGAAGCTGGGCCTGCATTTCATCCATTTGACGGCAAATCCCGATGTGGATGTCAGCTATTCGGGGTCGCGCTTCATCAATGAAGCAGGCCTCCCCCTAGCGTTGGCAATGCGGCCGAAACTCGAAGACGTGACCGCGAAGGATATCGTGACACGCAATCCCGTCGGCAACGGATCCGCGCCGGTTATCAGAAAGTCCGCGCTCGACAGGGTCGCGTTCCGGCATCCCGCGGAGCCGGAGCGCACCTGCTGGTTCGACGAGAGTTTTCGGCAGTCCGAAGATATCGAAATGTGGCTCCGCATGGCGGTCGGTGCCGGATGCCGGTTCGAGGGTATATCCGGTCTGCTGACCGAATATCGCGTTGCGAGCGGCGGTCTTTCGGCCAATATCGCGCGGCAATATGAAAGCTGGTGCCGCATGATCGACAAGACGGCCGGATATGCTCCCGGTTTCATCCGGAAACACCGGGCCGCCGCAGAAGCCTATCAGCTCCGGTATCTCGCTCGTCGCTCGGTGCAGCTCGGCGACGGCGCGTTTGCACTGGCCCTCGTGCGTCAATCCCTGGCAAGAAACGCCCGGATTCTGTTTCAGGAACCGGGCAAGACGCTGTCGACCGCCTTGGCGGCGGCCGCAGCGCGTTGGCTCCCCTCGCGCGCCTTCGATGCCGTAGCGCAATGGCGGCTGGGCGCCGGGCTCAAGACATGA
- a CDS encoding glycosyltransferase family 4 protein, whose protein sequence is MRQLAAAHLLEDVSFGGVVKSLSIFDRPELATRIRNEMIEVNPAGVRAPRLDADIIITHFTPRWRTLPFLHALRLRNRKAFLVHVEHSYTRAFEELHVDSVRRFRAMLRGSYAAFDEVVAVSHGQADWLRVARLVPHEKLLVIPPWSDHGDLRAMPLACHSGNRPIVIGAYGRFDAIKGFDVLIDAVRRLDPTRFSLLLGGFGPEEDELKHRASLMPNMEFAGKVTNHRDFLGRCDIVAIPSRREAFGQVAMEAKLAGRPIIAAQVDGLPEQVGKAGITVDCSSAETLAAALAQLPKLPLDKMAEAARASVADAEITRLLAWQRLFGRAARYCRASQSVEARAAAPIRTSAGQIR, encoded by the coding sequence ATGAGGCAGCTTGCGGCGGCGCATCTGCTTGAGGACGTTTCGTTCGGCGGCGTGGTGAAGTCACTCAGCATCTTCGACCGACCCGAACTTGCCACGCGCATTCGCAACGAGATGATCGAAGTCAATCCAGCCGGGGTGCGCGCACCGCGGCTGGATGCGGATATTATCATCACCCATTTCACGCCGCGCTGGCGGACGCTTCCGTTTCTCCACGCTCTGCGATTGCGCAATCGCAAGGCCTTTCTCGTGCATGTCGAGCATAGCTACACACGCGCGTTCGAGGAGCTGCACGTCGACAGCGTCAGGCGCTTTCGTGCAATGCTGCGCGGATCCTATGCCGCATTCGACGAGGTCGTGGCCGTTTCGCATGGCCAAGCCGACTGGCTTCGCGTGGCACGACTTGTTCCCCATGAAAAGCTGCTCGTGATTCCGCCCTGGAGCGATCACGGCGATCTGCGCGCCATGCCGTTGGCATGCCATTCCGGCAATCGTCCGATCGTGATCGGGGCGTATGGCCGGTTCGACGCGATCAAGGGCTTCGATGTGTTGATCGATGCCGTGAGACGGCTCGACCCGACCAGATTTTCCTTGCTGCTTGGTGGCTTCGGCCCGGAAGAGGATGAGTTGAAGCACCGGGCGAGCCTCATGCCGAACATGGAATTTGCCGGCAAGGTAACCAATCATCGGGATTTCCTGGGCCGATGTGACATCGTGGCGATACCCTCACGACGCGAAGCCTTTGGCCAGGTGGCCATGGAAGCGAAACTTGCTGGTCGCCCGATCATCGCAGCGCAGGTCGATGGTTTGCCGGAGCAAGTTGGGAAGGCCGGAATAACCGTCGATTGCAGCTCGGCGGAGACGCTGGCGGCAGCGCTTGCTCAGCTACCCAAGCTGCCGCTGGATAAGATGGCTGAAGCCGCGAGGGCGAGCGTAGCTGACGCGGAAATCACGCGCCTATTGGCCTGGCAGCGCCTTTTTGGCCGGGCGGCGCGCTATTGCCGCGCTTCGCAATCTGTCGAAGCGCGTGCCGCGGCGCCGATCAGAACGAGCGCCGGCCAGATCAGATAG
- a CDS encoding O-antigen ligase domain-containing protein, which translates to MVASAGHPENPAERLISITIQSTWLFWIAGALYLVGPALGWCLAALAVRNLYFAPALPMRMRPDPVPSLVVVWLASMAAMLAILLIGHALNDLGTVQTIKSSIGWAKGWALLALFPLAGAVLKIRPETIYRAVCRLGLQTLLILPIFLAAPYVGLPGELYVSPLRILGGSGPEFFSVTLYTFEPGSGLPRWQFFAPWSPAAGMVGVIYVLCALEEKHRRWRYIGLAAGLAVAVLSQSRVALIALLMLWPAAHLLARMNRPAIWFLSAPAAVFAGLMAPAIIDHLTELIDSFDRARAGSTRVREILGRIAVERWQNEAPWFGHGIVENGPHLVEYMPIGSHHSWYGLLFVKGALGFAALAIPMLFSFVVLLHAAWHHATGRVGLSMILLLFLYSFGENLEIMSYLIWPALVLIGAAARASTDCEARQ; encoded by the coding sequence ATGGTCGCGTCAGCAGGTCATCCGGAAAATCCTGCCGAGCGGCTGATCTCGATCACAATCCAGAGCACTTGGCTGTTCTGGATCGCCGGGGCGCTGTACCTCGTCGGCCCAGCGCTTGGCTGGTGCCTGGCCGCGCTGGCCGTCCGCAATCTCTATTTTGCACCGGCATTGCCGATGCGCATGCGGCCGGATCCCGTCCCGTCTTTGGTTGTCGTTTGGCTCGCTTCGATGGCGGCGATGCTCGCCATCTTGCTGATCGGACACGCGCTGAACGATCTCGGCACCGTCCAAACGATAAAATCGTCGATCGGCTGGGCCAAGGGCTGGGCATTGCTGGCGCTGTTCCCGCTGGCCGGCGCCGTCCTGAAGATCCGGCCCGAAACGATCTATCGCGCCGTGTGCCGACTTGGCCTGCAAACACTCCTCATCCTCCCCATTTTTCTGGCGGCGCCCTATGTCGGATTGCCGGGCGAACTCTATGTCTCGCCGCTCAGAATTCTCGGCGGATCGGGCCCCGAGTTCTTCTCCGTCACGCTATACACGTTCGAACCCGGCTCGGGTCTGCCGCGATGGCAATTTTTCGCCCCCTGGTCGCCGGCGGCGGGCATGGTCGGGGTGATCTACGTCCTGTGCGCGCTCGAAGAGAAGCATCGGAGATGGCGCTACATAGGCTTGGCCGCCGGGCTTGCCGTGGCCGTGCTGTCCCAATCTCGGGTCGCCCTAATTGCCTTACTGATGTTGTGGCCGGCCGCCCATCTGCTGGCGCGGATGAACAGACCCGCAATCTGGTTTCTGTCAGCGCCCGCAGCGGTCTTCGCCGGGCTCATGGCCCCAGCGATCATCGACCATCTGACGGAGCTGATCGACAGCTTCGATCGCGCTCGGGCCGGATCGACGCGCGTCCGCGAAATCCTCGGCCGGATTGCCGTCGAACGATGGCAGAATGAAGCGCCCTGGTTCGGGCACGGGATCGTCGAGAACGGACCGCATCTCGTGGAATATATGCCGATCGGCAGCCATCACAGCTGGTACGGGCTGTTGTTCGTCAAAGGCGCGCTCGGTTTTGCGGCTCTCGCGATACCGATGCTGTTCAGCTTTGTCGTGTTGCTGCACGCCGCCTGGCATCATGCGACCGGCCGCGTCGGCCTGTCGATGATCCTGCTGCTGTTCCTCTACAGCTTCGGGGAGAATCTGGAAATTATGAGCTATCTGATCTGGCCGGCGCTCGTTCTGATCGGCGCCGCGGCACGCGCTTCGACAGATTGCGAAGCGCGGCAATAG
- a CDS encoding polysaccharide biosynthesis/export family protein, producing MLQSVFAWRTTTCLLGLLATGCAVGPAPENLSGSAWMPQHSEYGAAACEARDHALPTGRATVSPADMVDGALRFAPGDRVRVAVLGDEDTLSGIYVVDSNGNINLPGVPSVPAAGKTERVVAGALRQSLIAASLVRPLSRAVDLRLIESGGVPISVTGAVFLSGSVRVGERRAEDRVGQREGEVSGDANSGRTVSTALRAAGGVRPDADISRIIVIRDDRQTILDMSGMIDGTQRLDLGVTAGDRIIVPSTGCFRADIVRPSPLTAPGIRVHMSNLSRPANNNAGAGIGTETLNLPYGTRMLQGLVAMNCIGGSAMNARRRAVLISRNPMNGRSVVIEREVEELVRGADRDSVDPYLMPGDALACYDSRMMNFADAISLVTGAVNAVTPAAILSGAID from the coding sequence ATGCTTCAATCAGTGTTTGCTTGGCGAACGACCACCTGTCTTTTGGGGCTGCTTGCCACCGGTTGCGCCGTGGGCCCTGCACCGGAAAACCTGTCCGGCAGCGCCTGGATGCCGCAACATAGCGAATATGGCGCCGCAGCCTGCGAAGCACGTGACCACGCCCTCCCGACTGGCCGCGCTACCGTATCTCCTGCCGATATGGTGGACGGGGCGCTCCGGTTTGCTCCCGGAGATCGGGTCCGCGTGGCCGTTCTGGGTGACGAAGACACGCTCAGCGGCATCTATGTCGTCGATTCAAACGGCAACATCAATCTCCCGGGCGTTCCAAGTGTTCCCGCCGCCGGCAAGACCGAAAGGGTTGTTGCCGGCGCACTCAGGCAGTCCTTGATCGCGGCCAGTCTGGTCCGGCCGCTTTCAAGGGCTGTCGATCTGCGGCTGATCGAGAGCGGTGGGGTTCCGATTTCGGTGACCGGTGCCGTGTTTCTTTCCGGCTCCGTTCGCGTCGGCGAGCGCCGGGCGGAAGATCGCGTCGGTCAGCGCGAGGGCGAAGTGTCCGGCGACGCCAATAGCGGGCGCACCGTATCGACCGCCTTGCGCGCCGCTGGCGGTGTCCGCCCCGATGCCGACATCTCGCGGATCATCGTTATCCGCGACGATCGCCAGACCATCCTCGATATGAGCGGCATGATCGACGGGACGCAGCGGCTCGATCTCGGCGTGACGGCCGGTGACCGGATCATCGTTCCCAGCACGGGCTGTTTCCGCGCCGATATCGTGCGCCCCTCGCCGCTCACCGCGCCGGGTATCCGGGTGCACATGTCGAACCTCTCACGGCCGGCCAACAACAATGCGGGGGCCGGTATCGGCACCGAAACGCTGAACCTCCCTTATGGCACGCGCATGCTTCAGGGCCTGGTCGCGATGAACTGCATCGGCGGTTCGGCGATGAACGCCCGTCGGCGAGCGGTGCTGATTTCGCGCAATCCGATGAACGGCCGGAGCGTCGTCATCGAGCGTGAAGTCGAGGAGCTGGTCCGCGGAGCAGATCGCGATTCCGTCGATCCCTATCTGATGCCCGGCGATGCGCTGGCTTGCTACGACAGCCGGATGATGAACTTCGCCGATGCGATCTCGCTCGTAACCGGCGCGGTCAACGCCGTCACGCCGGCCGCGATCTTGAGCGGGGCGATCGACTGA
- a CDS encoding sigma-54-dependent transcriptional regulator, translated as MRYCKSGRLDAGASRRGNHVTEQTMRILIVEDTQSLALSYAGTLEKSGYVAEIADSIADASEKLAAGEHFPVLLLDLQLPDGDGLDLLRAFPKLAEEASIIVVTADGSINRAVEAMQRGAYDFIVKPLAPERLLTSIRNALERTELKTEIKTVKRRGDRRSFHGFIGKSPAMQAVYRAIENVANSNATVFITGESGTGKEVAAEAIHAESQRRRGAFVAINCGAIPENLLESELFGHVKGAFTGAVENRVGAAREADGGTLFLDEIGEMDLKLQVKLLRFLQTSLIQRVGTSRTEAVDVRVICATNRDPVAEVAAGRFREDLFYRLAVIPLELPALRDRGEDIGLLAQSFLAQMAEEEGKSFDPLAPDALQLLQSSAFPGNVRELQNVIRRAVIMNPGPTVAAREIASHLEQGQAVTTGVQSRTQVASDTGADVTDDLTLSLEGMTLDEVNRLAIESAIQRAGGSLPAAAKALGVSPSTLYRKREKWLSKTG; from the coding sequence GTGCGATATTGCAAATCGGGAAGGCTGGATGCGGGCGCAAGTCGTAGAGGAAATCACGTGACCGAACAGACGATGCGCATATTGATCGTCGAAGATACGCAGTCGCTGGCGCTATCCTATGCAGGCACGCTGGAAAAGTCGGGTTATGTCGCCGAGATCGCGGACTCGATTGCCGACGCATCCGAGAAACTTGCTGCCGGAGAGCATTTTCCCGTCCTGTTGCTAGATCTGCAGCTGCCCGATGGTGACGGTCTAGATCTCCTTAGGGCTTTTCCGAAGCTTGCCGAGGAAGCCAGCATCATCGTTGTAACAGCCGACGGATCCATCAACCGGGCGGTCGAGGCCATGCAACGCGGCGCCTATGATTTCATCGTCAAGCCACTGGCGCCTGAAAGACTGCTGACCTCCATTCGCAACGCCCTCGAACGCACGGAGCTGAAGACGGAGATCAAGACCGTCAAGCGCCGTGGGGACCGGAGAAGTTTTCACGGATTCATCGGTAAATCGCCGGCGATGCAGGCGGTGTACCGGGCGATCGAGAATGTCGCCAATTCGAACGCCACGGTCTTCATCACCGGCGAAAGCGGCACCGGCAAGGAAGTCGCGGCGGAAGCCATTCATGCGGAAAGCCAGCGCCGCCGCGGCGCCTTCGTCGCGATCAACTGCGGCGCGATACCCGAAAACCTGCTCGAATCGGAACTGTTCGGCCATGTGAAAGGCGCCTTTACCGGCGCCGTCGAGAATCGCGTTGGCGCCGCCAGGGAAGCCGATGGTGGAACGCTGTTTCTCGACGAGATCGGGGAGATGGACCTCAAGCTTCAGGTGAAGCTGTTGCGGTTTCTGCAGACCAGTCTGATCCAGCGCGTCGGCACCAGCCGGACCGAAGCCGTCGATGTCCGCGTTATCTGCGCGACAAACCGGGATCCGGTCGCCGAAGTCGCAGCCGGCCGATTCCGGGAGGATCTCTTTTATCGCCTCGCCGTCATTCCGCTCGAACTGCCAGCGCTGCGCGACCGCGGAGAAGATATCGGATTGCTCGCGCAGTCCTTTCTGGCGCAAATGGCGGAGGAAGAGGGGAAATCGTTCGATCCGCTGGCGCCGGATGCGTTGCAGCTCCTCCAGTCGTCGGCCTTCCCCGGCAATGTGCGCGAACTGCAGAATGTTATCCGCCGGGCGGTGATCATGAACCCCGGCCCGACAGTTGCGGCACGCGAGATCGCCTCTCATCTGGAACAGGGACAGGCCGTGACGACCGGCGTACAGTCGCGAACCCAAGTGGCATCCGACACAGGCGCCGATGTGACCGACGATCTCACGCTCTCCCTGGAGGGCATGACCTTGGACGAGGTCAATCGGCTGGCAATCGAATCCGCCATACAGCGGGCCGGCGGAAGCTTGCCGGCGGCGGCCAAGGCGCTCGGCGTCAGCCCCTCCACGCTCTACCGCAAAAGAGAAAAGTGGCTTTCAAAAACCGGTTAG
- a CDS encoding phosphatase PAP2 family protein, translating to MPFPIIMDAAAYIDRTLTEYLGQMMGAWPFFDALILTLSSSHLAKGGVLAALLCFTWLWQPSAAGRGDDGQQRRNRAIILCSLLSAAIGEVFARLLSNSLPFRLRPFLNPDLAFQAPESLMVLAPEMLAESSFPSDHAVLFFALVAGLWLISWRIGAVALLYTLVFIMFPRLYLGLHYLSDLAVGAAIGVGFTLVGTWLLGRTALVRIPIGWSFTAVPLFYPAFFLFMFQVATMLEDVRAFLHLLRTA from the coding sequence ATGCCTTTCCCGATCATTATGGACGCGGCCGCTTATATCGATCGCACGCTGACCGAGTATCTGGGCCAGATGATGGGCGCCTGGCCTTTCTTTGACGCGCTTATTCTCACGCTTTCCTCCAGCCACCTCGCCAAGGGCGGAGTTTTGGCGGCTCTCTTGTGCTTCACATGGTTGTGGCAGCCGAGCGCCGCCGGCCGCGGCGATGACGGGCAGCAGCGGCGAAACCGCGCGATCATACTGTGCAGTCTGCTTTCGGCGGCCATCGGCGAGGTCTTTGCGCGGTTGCTCTCCAACAGTCTCCCGTTTCGCTTGCGGCCATTTCTCAATCCGGATCTCGCTTTTCAGGCTCCGGAGAGCCTCATGGTTCTGGCACCCGAAATGCTGGCCGAAAGCTCGTTCCCCAGCGACCATGCGGTCCTGTTTTTCGCGCTGGTAGCCGGGCTGTGGCTGATTTCCTGGCGCATCGGCGCCGTCGCGTTGCTCTACACGCTCGTCTTCATCATGTTTCCGCGGCTCTATCTCGGGCTGCATTATCTGAGCGATCTTGCCGTGGGCGCTGCGATCGGCGTCGGCTTCACGCTGGTTGGCACCTGGCTGCTCGGCAGGACGGCGCTCGTCCGGATCCCCATTGGCTGGTCGTTCACGGCGGTTCCGCTGTTCTACCCGGCGTTCTTCCTCTTCATGTTCCAGGTGGCGACGATGCTCGAGGACGTGCGCGCATTTCTGCACCTGCTGAGGACCGCCTAG
- a CDS encoding TetR/AcrR family transcriptional regulator → MSAPLVVMQTGQPRSVPESVLFKIQRLSSSERHYLRDLQKIGTADCESPRPDMTSSQPTLAMHSPRCYLSQDHYSDDQVLPLMASSKAKPQRRFSPEVRRSMILDAAADMVEREGIWQLTMERVAKHAEVSKSLIYKYFDNIHEILRELLERELGTLRSTQFAAAEAAETFEELVRGITKTYLGNIAKKGLLIERLQADPAISETGDPTDFDREASVEYLAKIVNRNFDIPMATARAVTDISFGVPSAAGSYLLRHNVDMEELEEITVSMIIGSINGIRDDYMIRKRKLKR, encoded by the coding sequence GTGTCAGCTCCGTTGGTTGTCATGCAGACAGGACAACCAAGAAGCGTGCCAGAATCAGTGCTCTTTAAAATTCAACGACTTAGTTCGAGTGAACGGCATTATCTTCGCGATTTGCAAAAAATCGGAACGGCCGATTGCGAGTCGCCACGACCGGACATGACTTCATCGCAGCCGACGTTGGCAATGCATTCTCCAAGGTGCTATCTCTCACAAGATCATTACAGTGATGATCAGGTCTTACCGTTGATGGCCAGCAGTAAAGCGAAACCCCAGCGGCGATTCTCGCCGGAAGTCAGGCGTTCGATGATCCTGGACGCGGCGGCCGACATGGTCGAGCGCGAGGGCATCTGGCAACTGACCATGGAACGTGTCGCAAAGCATGCCGAGGTCAGCAAATCGCTGATCTACAAGTATTTCGACAATATCCATGAAATTCTCAGGGAATTGCTGGAACGGGAGCTCGGCACTCTGCGCAGCACACAGTTCGCCGCCGCAGAAGCCGCCGAAACCTTCGAGGAACTCGTCCGGGGCATAACCAAAACCTATCTCGGGAATATTGCAAAGAAGGGCCTGTTGATCGAAAGGCTCCAGGCCGATCCGGCGATATCGGAAACCGGAGATCCAACCGATTTCGATCGCGAAGCGTCGGTCGAGTATCTCGCGAAGATCGTGAACCGGAATTTCGATATCCCGATGGCGACGGCCCGGGCAGTGACCGATATTTCCTTCGGCGTGCCGTCCGCTGCCGGATCGTACCTGTTGCGTCACAACGTCGACATGGAAGAGCTGGAAGAGATCACCGTTTCCATGATCATCGGTTCAATCAACGGGATCCGCGACGATTACATGATCCGCAAGCGTAAGCTGAAACGATAG